One Tripterygium wilfordii isolate XIE 37 chromosome 10, ASM1340144v1, whole genome shotgun sequence DNA segment encodes these proteins:
- the LOC120007301 gene encoding uncharacterized protein LOC120007301, whose product MAKKIDALTMNQAQERKGTLPSQLEMNPKGKEKEQCMVITLRTGKVEKTVADLDAKKAKILQEKKKCIKIGEKQLDWPDSSFSAPLVKPYVPPIPFPQRLKSAKKNEDQFSKFLEAFKKIHVNIPFAKALEQIPSYAKFLKEILPKKQRLKEHEKIQLTEERSVIVQRKLPIKQNDPKISQSCAL is encoded by the exons atggcaaagaagatcgATGCATTGACTATGAATCAAGCTCAAGAG AGAAAAGGAACATTGCCAAGCCAACTAGAgatgaatccaaaagggaaggagaaagAGCAATGCATGGTAATCACTCTCCGTACTGGTAAGGTGGAGAAAACTGTTGCTGACCTAGATGCTAAAAAAGCAAAAATTttgcaagaaaagaagaagtgcATCAAAATAGGGGAGAAACAA CTAGATTGGCCAGATAGTTCTTTTTCTGCACCTCTAGTCAAGCCTTATGTGCcaccaattccatttcctcaaagattaAAGAGCGCCAAGAAGAATGAGGATCAATTCTCTAAGTTTTTGGAGGCATTTAAGAAGATTCatgtgaacatcccctttgccaaAGCCTTAGAGCAAATTCCCAGCTATGCCAAATTCCTGAAGGAGATCTTACCCAAGAAAcagagattgaaggagcatgaaaagattcaATTAACTGAAGAGCGTAGTGTCATTGtacaaaggaagctcccaattaagcaaaaTGATCCAAAAATTTCACAATCTTGTGCACTATAG